In one window of Thalassotalea agarivorans DNA:
- a CDS encoding VF530 family protein: protein MNNQPNNPLHGLTLEAILTKLVEHYGWQQLSLRIKINCFKKDPSVKSSLKFLRKTPWAREKVEQLYINTFSKPRVNPWDGL from the coding sequence ATGAACAACCAACCGAACAATCCACTCCACGGCTTAACCTTAGAAGCGATACTAACTAAATTAGTCGAACATTATGGTTGGCAGCAGTTAAGTTTAAGAATCAAAATAAACTGCTTTAAGAAAGACCCTTCTGTTAAATCATCGCTTAAATTTTTGCGCAAAACGCCTTGGGCTAGAGAGAAAGTAGAACAGCTCTATATTAATACCTTTTCAAAACCGCGTGTGAACCCATGGGACGGACTGTGA
- a CDS encoding LabA-like NYN domain-containing protein has product MESITILVDIQNIYYTTRDAYQRRFDYNAFWQQVTEGKQVNKAIAYAIDRGDEKQRQFQNILRGIGFEVKLKPFIQRKDGSAKGDWDVGITVDAIAHGSDSDRVVLLSGDGDFDVLVKHLIQHHNTEVDVYGVESLTAQSLINVSTRFHPIDSNLLL; this is encoded by the coding sequence ATGGAATCGATTACTATTTTAGTTGATATCCAAAACATCTATTACACCACACGAGACGCTTATCAAAGAAGGTTTGATTACAATGCCTTTTGGCAGCAAGTCACAGAAGGTAAGCAGGTGAACAAAGCAATAGCCTATGCTATCGACCGAGGCGACGAAAAGCAGCGTCAGTTTCAAAACATACTGCGTGGTATTGGTTTTGAAGTAAAACTGAAGCCTTTTATTCAACGCAAAGACGGCAGTGCAAAAGGTGATTGGGATGTTGGTATTACAGTAGATGCAATCGCCCACGGCAGCGATAGCGATAGAGTTGTGTTATTGTCAGGCGATGGTGATTTTGATGTGCTGGTAAAGCACTTAATTCAACACCATAATACAGAAGTTGATGTTTATGGTGTTGAAAGTTTAACAGCGCAATCGCTAATCAATGTGTCTACTCGGTTTCATCCGATTGACAGCAATTTGCTGTTATGA
- a CDS encoding porin gives MRNIRLVLLTSILGGLTTLHANAQEESNSVWDYAKLYKNEQGDYLNLSGRLQLDSAWFDADQGDYQDVLWRRFRFGFKGQWGSITSGLEADINLNNELGDSYNRLTDAYIAWKANDALTLTFLKQSAGFTLGGKTSSKKLYTPQRNNLTNNLWFTDEYFTGVSAKGKFGSGWAYKGGIYSSDPSDEIGFSDGSYFGLATLDKDFNISGFDSAKVSIDYVFNDVDPTSGTNNFSNILSVSSELQTGDFLFLSDLAMGTGDMGQSDLWGLVLMPTYFQSERLQWVLRYTFISSSENNGIKFGRYEREIASGNGDTYNEFYAGVNYYFNEHKFKVHLGAQYTSMEDSARDGGDYDGAGLTLAIRTYW, from the coding sequence ATGCGGAATATCAGATTAGTGTTACTAACAAGTATTTTAGGCGGTTTAACAACATTGCACGCGAACGCGCAAGAAGAAAGCAACAGCGTATGGGACTATGCAAAGCTGTATAAAAATGAGCAAGGCGACTACTTAAACCTATCTGGCAGATTACAACTCGACTCCGCCTGGTTTGATGCCGACCAAGGTGATTACCAAGATGTGCTTTGGCGACGCTTTAGGTTTGGCTTTAAAGGTCAGTGGGGCAGTATTACCTCAGGACTTGAAGCTGACATCAACTTAAACAATGAATTGGGTGACTCGTATAATCGACTAACAGATGCCTACATAGCGTGGAAAGCAAATGACGCGTTGACATTAACCTTCCTTAAACAATCGGCTGGCTTTACACTGGGCGGTAAAACCTCATCCAAAAAACTCTATACGCCGCAACGTAACAACCTCACCAATAATCTTTGGTTTACTGACGAGTACTTCACCGGTGTTAGCGCTAAAGGTAAATTCGGCAGTGGTTGGGCATATAAGGGTGGTATATATTCAAGTGACCCGAGTGATGAAATCGGATTTAGCGACGGTAGTTACTTTGGTTTAGCCACATTAGATAAAGACTTCAATATTTCTGGTTTTGATTCGGCTAAAGTTTCGATTGACTATGTTTTTAATGATGTCGATCCAACCTCTGGCACGAATAACTTTTCCAATATTTTAAGTGTCAGTAGTGAATTACAAACAGGTGATTTTCTTTTCTTGTCTGACCTTGCAATGGGGACTGGTGATATGGGCCAATCAGACCTGTGGGGTCTAGTGTTAATGCCGACCTATTTCCAGTCTGAGCGACTGCAGTGGGTGCTCAGGTATACCTTTATCAGTAGTAGCGAAAACAATGGCATTAAGTTTGGCCGTTATGAAAGAGAAATAGCGTCAGGTAACGGTGATACCTATAACGAGTTCTATGCTGGGGTTAACTACTATTTCAATGAACACAAATTTAAAGTGCACCTTGGTGCTCAGTATACTTCGATGGAAGATAGTGCGAGAGATGGTGGCGACTATGATGGCGCCGGCTTAACGTTAGCTATAAGAACCTATTGGTAG
- the rplN gene encoding 50S ribosomal protein L14 yields MIQMQTQLDVADNSGARRVQCIKVLGGSHRRYARIGDIIKVAVKEAIPRGKVKKGDVLNAVVVRTKKGVRRQDGSAIRFDGNAAVMLNASLQPIGTRIFGPVTRELRTEKFMKIVSLAPEVL; encoded by the coding sequence ATGATCCAAATGCAAACACAGCTAGACGTTGCTGATAACAGTGGCGCTCGACGCGTGCAATGTATTAAGGTCCTTGGTGGCTCGCACCGTCGCTATGCACGCATAGGTGACATCATTAAAGTTGCAGTGAAAGAAGCAATTCCTCGCGGCAAAGTTAAAAAAGGTGATGTACTGAATGCGGTAGTGGTGCGCACTAAAAAGGGCGTTCGTCGCCAGGATGGCTCAGCCATTCGCTTTGACGGCAACGCGGCAGTAATGCTTAATGCAAGCTTACAGCCAATTGGTACTCGTATTTTCGGGCCAGTGACACGTGAACTACGTACTGAAAAGTTCATGAAAATCGTGTCATTAGCACCAGAAGTACTATAA
- the rplX gene encoding 50S ribosomal protein L24: MASKIRRDDEVIVLAGKDKGKTGKVTKVLVEEGKVYVEGVNLIKKHQKPVPQLQQAGGIVEKEAPIQVSNVAIVNPATGKADRVGFRVEDGKKVRFFKSNNELV; encoded by the coding sequence ATGGCATCTAAGATTCGTCGTGATGATGAAGTAATCGTACTTGCAGGCAAAGACAAGGGCAAAACTGGTAAAGTTACTAAAGTTCTTGTTGAAGAAGGCAAAGTATATGTGGAAGGCGTAAACTTAATCAAGAAACACCAAAAACCTGTACCTCAGTTACAGCAAGCTGGTGGCATCGTTGAGAAAGAAGCACCTATCCAAGTTTCAAACGTTGCGATCGTAAACCCTGCTACTGGCAAGGCCGATCGTGTTGGTTTTAGAGTTGAAGACGGCAAAAAAGTACGTTTCTTCAAGTCTAATAACGAATTAGTTTAA
- the rplE gene encoding 50S ribosomal protein L5: MAKLHDFYKDTVVAELQKKFEYKSVMQVPRIEKITLNMGVGEAITDKKVLEAATNDLTAISGQKPMITKARKSVAGFKIREGYPIGAKVTLRGERMWEFLERLISISVPRIRDFRGLNPKSFDGRGNYSMGVREQIIFPEIDYDKIDKIRGMDITITTTAESNEEGHALLSAFNFPFKK, from the coding sequence ATGGCGAAACTGCATGATTTTTACAAAGATACAGTTGTAGCTGAACTTCAGAAGAAGTTTGAGTACAAAAGTGTCATGCAAGTCCCTCGGATTGAAAAGATCACCCTTAACATGGGCGTTGGTGAAGCTATTACTGATAAAAAAGTATTAGAAGCTGCGACAAATGATCTTACTGCAATCTCTGGTCAGAAGCCTATGATCACTAAAGCTCGCAAGTCAGTTGCAGGCTTTAAGATTCGTGAAGGCTACCCTATTGGCGCAAAAGTAACTCTACGCGGCGAAAGAATGTGGGAATTTTTAGAGCGTCTTATCTCTATTTCAGTTCCTCGTATTCGCGATTTTCGTGGTTTAAACCCGAAGTCGTTCGATGGTCGTGGTAATTACAGTATGGGCGTTCGTGAGCAAATCATCTTCCCAGAAATCGATTATGATAAAATCGATAAGATTCGTGGTATGGATATTACTATCACTACTACAGCAGAATCTAACGAAGAAGGTCACGCTCTGCTTTCTGCCTTTAACTTCCCGTTCAAGAAATAA
- the rpsN gene encoding 30S ribosomal protein S14, with protein sequence MAKSSMKAREAKRTKLVAQYAEKRAALKAIISDVNSSEEERWDAVLKLQTLPRDSSSSRQRNRCNVTGRPHGYLRKFGLSRIKLREAMMRGEVPGLKKASW encoded by the coding sequence ATGGCTAAATCGTCAATGAAAGCTCGTGAAGCTAAACGTACAAAACTAGTAGCACAATACGCTGAAAAGCGTGCTGCTTTAAAAGCAATCATCTCTGACGTCAATTCTTCTGAAGAAGAGCGTTGGGATGCGGTTTTAAAACTTCAAACTTTACCTCGTGATTCGAGCTCTTCACGTCAACGTAATCGTTGTAACGTGACTGGTCGTCCACATGGTTACTTACGCAAGTTCGGCTTAAGCCGTATCAAATTGCGTGAAGCTATGATGCGCGGTGAAGTTCCTGGTCTTAAGAAAGCTAGTTGGTAA
- the rpsH gene encoding 30S ribosomal protein S8 has protein sequence MMTDPIADMFTRIRNGQSAAKTAVTMPSSKLKVAIANLLKEEGYISDYAVETGTKPELTVELKYFEGKEVIESIKRVSRPGLRVYKGATELPKVLAGMGIAIVSTSKGLMTDRAARSAGLGGEIIGFVA, from the coding sequence ATGATGACTGATCCTATCGCGGACATGTTTACACGCATCCGCAACGGTCAATCTGCAGCGAAAACTGCAGTAACAATGCCATCTTCTAAGCTTAAAGTTGCAATTGCTAACTTGCTTAAAGAAGAAGGTTATATTTCAGACTACGCAGTAGAAACAGGTACTAAGCCTGAGCTAACTGTTGAATTGAAATATTTTGAAGGTAAAGAAGTAATTGAATCAATCAAACGTGTTTCACGTCCTGGTCTTCGCGTATACAAGGGTGCTACTGAGCTTCCTAAAGTATTAGCGGGTATGGGTATTGCGATTGTTTCTACTTCTAAAGGTTTGATGACTGATCGCGCCGCTCGCTCTGCGGGTCTTGGTGGCGAAATCATCGGTTTCGTAGCGTAA
- the rplF gene encoding 50S ribosomal protein L6 produces MSRVAKAPVTVPAGVTVTLSGQDITVKGPVGELSHTVHGLVAVSQEENTITTNVAEESKAAWAQAGTARALINNMVEGVSKGFEKKLVLNGVGYRAQAQGKVLNLNLGFSHPIAHDIPAGITVETPSQTEVTLKGADKQLVGQVAANIRAYRKPEPYKGKGIRYADEHVRRKEAKKK; encoded by the coding sequence ATGTCTCGTGTTGCAAAAGCACCTGTCACAGTTCCTGCTGGCGTTACCGTAACGTTATCAGGTCAAGACATTACAGTTAAAGGTCCAGTAGGCGAACTTTCTCACACGGTTCACGGTTTAGTTGCTGTTTCTCAAGAAGAAAACACAATTACAACTAACGTAGCTGAAGAAAGCAAAGCTGCATGGGCTCAAGCCGGTACTGCTCGCGCACTTATCAACAACATGGTTGAAGGTGTAAGCAAAGGCTTTGAAAAGAAATTAGTTTTAAACGGTGTTGGTTACCGTGCACAAGCTCAAGGTAAAGTGTTAAACCTTAACTTAGGTTTCTCTCACCCTATCGCGCACGACATTCCAGCTGGAATCACTGTTGAAACTCCTAGCCAAACTGAAGTTACACTGAAAGGTGCTGACAAGCAGTTGGTTGGTCAAGTAGCAGCGAACATTCGCGCATACCGTAAGCCAGAGCCTTATAAAGGTAAAGGTATTCGTTATGCAGACGAACATGTACGCCGTAAAGAAGCTAAGAAGAAGTAG
- the rplR gene encoding 50S ribosomal protein L18 codes for MDKKTSRLRRAKRARAKISELGANRLVIHRTPRHIYAQLIAPTGSEVIASASTLDKEVSAQVEKTGNIEAAAAVGKAIAERAKAKGVESVAFDRSGFRYHGRVKALAEAAREAGLQF; via the coding sequence ATGGATAAGAAAACATCTCGTTTACGCCGTGCAAAACGTGCACGCGCTAAAATCAGCGAGTTGGGTGCGAATCGTTTAGTCATTCACCGTACTCCTCGCCATATTTACGCTCAATTGATCGCGCCAACTGGTTCTGAAGTAATCGCATCAGCGTCTACTTTAGACAAAGAAGTTAGTGCTCAAGTTGAGAAAACAGGTAACATCGAAGCAGCTGCAGCCGTAGGTAAAGCAATTGCTGAGCGTGCTAAAGCAAAAGGCGTTGAGTCTGTTGCATTTGACCGCTCTGGTTTCCGTTACCACGGTCGCGTAAAAGCGTTAGCTGAAGCAGCTCGTGAAGCTGGCCTTCAGTTCTAG
- the rpsE gene encoding 30S ribosomal protein S5: protein MANVENTQQSELAEKLIAVNRVSKVVKGGRIFSFTALTVVGDGNGRVGFGYGKAREVPAAIQKAMEKARRNLVTVDLKGTTLQHPVKGRHSGSKVYMQPASEGTGIIAGGAMRAVLEVAGVQNVLSKAYGSTNPINVVRATVSALANMKSPEAVAAKRGKSVADILG, encoded by the coding sequence ATGGCTAATGTAGAAAACACACAACAAAGTGAATTAGCTGAAAAGTTAATCGCCGTTAACCGTGTATCTAAAGTGGTTAAAGGTGGTCGTATTTTCAGCTTTACGGCACTAACAGTAGTTGGTGACGGAAACGGCCGTGTTGGTTTTGGTTACGGTAAGGCACGTGAAGTTCCTGCTGCTATCCAAAAAGCAATGGAAAAAGCACGCCGCAACTTAGTAACTGTTGACTTGAAGGGAACTACTCTTCAACACCCTGTTAAGGGCCGTCACTCAGGTTCTAAGGTATACATGCAACCTGCTTCTGAAGGTACAGGTATCATCGCCGGTGGTGCGATGCGTGCAGTACTAGAGGTTGCTGGCGTACAGAACGTATTGTCTAAGGCATACGGTTCTACTAACCCAATCAACGTTGTACGTGCAACTGTTTCAGCACTAGCGAACATGAAGTCGCCAGAAGCTGTAGCAGCTAAGCGTGGTAAAAGCGTTGCTGACATCTTGGGGTAA
- the rpmD gene encoding 50S ribosomal protein L30 — translation MAKTVKVTQVKSSIGRLPKHRATLKGLGLRKINHTVELEDTPSVRGMINQVYYMVKVED, via the coding sequence ATGGCTAAAACAGTTAAAGTAACTCAAGTAAAAAGCTCTATCGGTCGTTTACCGAAGCACAGAGCTACATTGAAAGGTCTTGGTTTACGCAAAATCAACCACACAGTTGAACTAGAAGATACTCCTTCAGTTCGTGGTATGATTAACCAAGTCTATTACATGGTTAAGGTGGAGGACTAA
- the rplO gene encoding 50S ribosomal protein L15: MRLNTLSPAPGAKSAKKRVGRGIGSGLGKTGGRGHKGQKSRSGGGVRPGFEGGQMPLKQRLPKFGFTSRKSLVRAEVRLHELNNVEADVIDIHALKDANIVGRNIETVKIMLSGEINKAITVRGIAVTKGARAAIEAAGGKIEE; this comes from the coding sequence ATGCGTTTAAATACATTATCTCCTGCACCAGGTGCTAAATCAGCGAAGAAACGCGTAGGTCGTGGTATCGGTTCTGGTTTAGGTAAAACAGGTGGTCGCGGTCACAAAGGTCAGAAGTCTCGTTCTGGCGGTGGCGTTCGTCCAGGTTTCGAAGGCGGTCAAATGCCATTGAAACAGCGTTTACCTAAGTTCGGCTTTACATCACGTAAGTCGTTAGTACGCGCTGAAGTACGCTTACATGAATTAAACAACGTTGAAGCAGACGTTATCGATATTCATGCTTTAAAAGACGCTAACATCGTAGGTCGTAACATTGAAACAGTAAAGATCATGCTTTCTGGCGAGATCAACAAAGCTATCACTGTTCGCGGCATTGCGGTAACTAAAGGTGCACGTGCAGCCATCGAAGCTGCAGGCGGAAAAATCGAGGAATAA
- the secY gene encoding preprotein translocase subunit SecY, with translation MATPGLDNKGAGGLSELKQRLWFVFGALLVFRLGSFVPIPGIDAAVLAQLFEQQKDTIIGMFNMFSGGALERASVLALGIMPYISASIIMQISTHVVPSLQELKKEGEAGRRKISQYTRYGTLILATLQSIAIAKSLPGMMPGLVLNAGFGFYFAAVVSLVTGTMFLMWLGEQITERGIGNGISILIFAGIVAGMPSAVGQTAEMARQGELHLLVLLLIGVIVFAVTFFVVFVERGQRRIVVNYAKRQQGRKVFAAQSTHLPLKVNMAGVIPPIFASSIILFPATLAGWFGQGEGAVADMLQNLSAAISPGQPLYVMLLAAAIIFFCFFYTALVFNPRETADNLKKSGAFIPGIRPGEQTSRYIDKVMTRLTLAGALYITFICLVPEFMMIAWDVQFYFGGTSILIIVVVIMDFMAQVQTHLMSHQYDSVLKKANLKGHGR, from the coding sequence ATGGCTACACCAGGACTGGATAATAAAGGCGCAGGCGGATTGTCTGAGCTAAAACAAAGATTATGGTTTGTATTCGGGGCACTACTTGTGTTTCGTTTAGGATCTTTCGTGCCAATCCCTGGTATTGACGCCGCTGTATTAGCTCAGTTGTTTGAACAACAAAAGGACACCATCATTGGCATGTTTAACATGTTCTCTGGTGGTGCTCTTGAGCGAGCCTCTGTATTGGCACTTGGTATTATGCCGTACATTTCAGCTTCTATTATCATGCAAATTAGTACTCACGTAGTACCAAGTTTGCAAGAGCTTAAAAAAGAAGGTGAAGCTGGACGTCGTAAAATCAGTCAATACACCCGCTACGGCACTTTAATATTGGCAACATTGCAATCAATTGCGATTGCGAAAAGTCTACCGGGTATGATGCCAGGTCTAGTGTTAAACGCTGGCTTTGGTTTCTACTTTGCAGCTGTTGTTTCTTTGGTTACTGGTACCATGTTCTTAATGTGGTTAGGTGAGCAAATTACAGAGCGCGGCATTGGTAATGGTATTTCTATCCTTATCTTTGCAGGTATTGTTGCTGGTATGCCATCAGCTGTTGGTCAAACAGCTGAGATGGCGCGTCAAGGTGAATTGCACTTATTAGTATTGTTGCTAATTGGCGTTATCGTATTTGCGGTAACTTTCTTCGTAGTGTTTGTTGAGCGTGGTCAACGTCGTATCGTTGTTAACTATGCAAAACGTCAGCAAGGCCGTAAGGTATTTGCTGCACAAAGCACACACTTACCGTTGAAAGTGAACATGGCGGGTGTTATCCCACCAATCTTCGCCTCAAGTATTATCTTGTTCCCAGCGACCTTAGCAGGTTGGTTTGGTCAAGGTGAAGGCGCAGTAGCTGACATGTTACAGAATTTGTCTGCGGCAATTTCTCCAGGTCAGCCGTTATACGTAATGTTGCTTGCGGCAGCGATCATATTCTTCTGTTTCTTCTACACGGCGTTAGTATTTAACCCGCGTGAAACAGCAGATAATTTGAAGAAGTCAGGTGCTTTCATTCCAGGTATTCGCCCAGGTGAGCAGACTTCTCGTTACATTGATAAAGTAATGACACGCCTTACATTAGCAGGTGCGTTGTACATTACCTTTATTTGTTTGGTTCCTGAGTTTATGATGATTGCTTGGGATGTTCAGTTTTACTTCGGCGGTACGTCGATACTGATCATCGTTGTTGTTATCATGGACTTTATGGCACAAGTACAAACTCATTTGATGTCTCATCAATATGACAGCGTACTTAAGAAAGCTAATCTTAAAGGCCACGGCCGCTAA
- the rpmJ gene encoding 50S ribosomal protein L36 gives MKVRASVKKICRNCKIVKRAGVVRVICSSDPKHKQRQG, from the coding sequence ATGAAAGTTCGTGCATCCGTAAAAAAGATTTGTCGTAACTGTAAGATCGTTAAACGTGCAGGTGTTGTTCGCGTAATTTGTAGCAGCGACCCTAAGCACAAGCAACGTCAAGGTTAA
- the rpsM gene encoding 30S ribosomal protein S13, giving the protein MARIAGINIPDRKHAVIALTAIYGIGATRAKAICASTGIAESTKISELDEAQIDLLRAEVDKYTVEGDLRREVSMNIKRLMDLGCFRGIRHRRSLPLRGQRTKTNARTRKGPRKPIKK; this is encoded by the coding sequence GTGGCCCGTATCGCTGGCATTAACATCCCTGATCGTAAGCATGCAGTAATTGCCCTTACTGCGATTTACGGTATCGGTGCAACACGCGCAAAAGCTATTTGTGCAAGCACAGGTATCGCAGAATCAACTAAGATCAGCGAATTAGACGAAGCTCAAATCGATTTGCTTCGTGCAGAAGTGGATAAGTACACTGTTGAAGGTGACTTACGCCGTGAAGTTTCAATGAACATCAAGCGTCTGATGGACCTTGGCTGTTTTCGTGGTATTCGCCATCGTCGCAGTCTACCTCTACGTGGTCAACGCACTAAAACAAATGCGCGCACCCGTAAAGGTCCTCGTAAGCCTATTAAGAAGTAA
- the rpsK gene encoding 30S ribosomal protein S11, translating into MAKTPVRSRKRVKKQVADGMAHIHASFNNTIVTLTDRQGNALSWATAGGSGFRGSRKSTPFAAQVAAERAGKAAQEFGLKNIEVFVKGPGPGRESAIRALNAAGYKITNITDVTPIPHNGCRPPKKRRV; encoded by the coding sequence ATGGCTAAAACACCAGTTCGTTCACGTAAACGTGTAAAAAAACAAGTTGCTGATGGCATGGCTCATATCCATGCTTCTTTCAACAACACAATCGTAACTCTTACAGACCGTCAAGGTAATGCATTATCTTGGGCGACTGCAGGTGGTTCAGGTTTCCGTGGTTCACGTAAATCTACACCTTTTGCTGCTCAGGTAGCTGCAGAGCGCGCAGGTAAAGCTGCACAAGAGTTTGGCTTGAAGAATATTGAAGTATTCGTTAAAGGTCCGGGTCCAGGTCGTGAATCTGCAATCCGTGCTTTAAATGCTGCTGGTTATAAAATCACCAACATTACTGACGTTACTCCTATTCCTCATAATGGTTGTCGTCCTCCTAAGAAACGTCGCGTTTAA
- the rpsD gene encoding 30S ribosomal protein S4 — protein MARYLGPKLKLSRREGTDLFLKSGVRAIDTKCKIETIPGQHGARRGRLSDYGLQLREKQKVRRIYGVLEKQFRNYYKEAARLKGNTGENLLQLLEKRLDNVVYRMGFASTRAEARQLVSHKAIVVNGQVVNIPSFTVKAEDVVSIREKAKSQARIVAALELADQREKPVWVEVDNKKMEGVFKRIPDRSDLSAEINEQLIVELYSK, from the coding sequence ATGGCAAGATATTTAGGTCCTAAGCTAAAGCTTAGCCGCCGCGAAGGAACAGACTTGTTCCTAAAAAGCGGTGTTAGAGCAATTGACACTAAATGTAAAATCGAAACTATTCCTGGTCAGCACGGCGCTCGTCGCGGTCGTTTATCTGACTATGGTTTACAGCTTCGTGAAAAGCAAAAAGTACGTCGTATCTACGGTGTATTAGAAAAGCAATTCCGTAACTACTACAAGGAAGCTGCTCGTCTTAAAGGCAACACAGGTGAAAACTTGTTACAGCTTTTAGAAAAGCGTCTTGATAACGTTGTTTATCGTATGGGTTTTGCTAGCACTCGTGCAGAAGCACGTCAGCTAGTTAGCCACAAAGCTATCGTAGTAAACGGTCAAGTTGTTAATATTCCATCTTTCACTGTTAAAGCAGAAGATGTGGTTTCAATCCGTGAAAAAGCAAAATCTCAAGCGCGTATCGTTGCTGCTTTAGAACTTGCTGATCAACGTGAGAAGCCAGTCTGGGTTGAAGTAGATAATAAGAAAATGGAAGGCGTGTTCAAGCGTATTCCAGATCGTTCTGATTTATCTGCGGAAATTAACGAACAGTTGATTGTCGAACTTTACTCTAAGTAA
- a CDS encoding DNA-directed RNA polymerase subunit alpha, with translation MQGSVTEFLRPRLVEVETISTTRSKVILEPLERGFGHTLGNALRRILLSSMPGCAVTEVEIDGVLHEYSSKEGVQEDIIEILLNLKGLAVGIEGKTEAVLTLTKSGEGPVTAADIQHDGDVTIANPEHVICHLTGDGSIDMRIKVEMGRGYVPASARRNAEEEDRAIGRLLVDASFSPVERIAYDVDSARVEQRTDLDKLIIDMETNGTLDPEEAIRRASTILAEQLDAFVELRDISEPEQKEEKPLFDPILLRPVDDLELTVRSANCLKAEAIQYIGDLVQRAEVELLKTPNLGKKSLTEIKDVLASRGLSLGMRLENWPPESLADND, from the coding sequence ATGCAGGGTTCTGTAACCGAATTTCTAAGACCACGTTTGGTAGAAGTGGAAACTATCAGCACTACGCGTTCTAAAGTTATTTTAGAACCATTAGAGCGTGGTTTTGGTCACACTTTAGGTAACGCTTTACGTCGTATTTTACTTTCGTCTATGCCAGGTTGTGCAGTAACGGAAGTTGAAATTGATGGCGTATTACACGAGTACAGCAGTAAAGAAGGTGTACAAGAAGACATCATCGAAATTCTGTTGAACTTAAAAGGGCTTGCGGTAGGTATTGAAGGCAAAACAGAAGCCGTTCTTACCTTAACTAAGTCTGGCGAAGGCCCTGTAACGGCAGCTGATATTCAGCATGACGGCGATGTAACTATCGCTAATCCAGAGCACGTTATCTGTCATTTAACAGGTGACGGTTCAATTGACATGCGTATTAAAGTTGAAATGGGACGTGGTTACGTTCCAGCATCAGCTCGTCGTAATGCCGAAGAAGAAGATCGAGCTATCGGTCGTTTATTAGTAGATGCGTCTTTTAGTCCTGTAGAGCGTATAGCCTACGATGTTGATTCAGCTCGTGTTGAACAACGTACGGACTTAGATAAATTAATCATCGATATGGAAACTAACGGTACGTTAGATCCTGAAGAAGCGATTCGTCGTGCTTCAACTATTCTAGCTGAACAGTTAGATGCGTTTGTTGAATTACGCGATATCTCAGAGCCGGAGCAAAAAGAAGAGAAACCTCTATTTGATCCGATTCTACTTCGTCCAGTTGATGATTTAGAATTAACAGTACGTTCAGCTAACTGCTTAAAAGCAGAAGCAATCCAATATATTGGTGACCTTGTGCAACGTGCTGAGGTAGAGCTTCTTAAAACACCTAACTTAGGTAAGAAGTCACTTACTGAAATTAAAGACGTATTAGCTTCTCGTGGTTTATCTCTAGGTATGCGCCTAGAAAACTGGCCACCAGAGAGCCTAGCTGATAACGATTAA
- the rplQ gene encoding 50S ribosomal protein L17, with product MRHRKSGRQLNRNSSHRQAMFRNMASSLVKHGVIKTTVAKAKELRRVVEPLITLAKEDSVANRRLAFARTRDQEVVGILFNELGSRYQDRPGGYTRILKCGYRTGDKAPMAFIELVDRPVAEEAAQVEETSAEA from the coding sequence ATGCGCCATCGTAAAAGCGGTCGCCAGTTAAACCGTAATAGCAGTCATCGTCAAGCGATGTTCCGCAATATGGCAAGCTCTTTAGTTAAGCACGGTGTTATTAAAACTACAGTTGCTAAAGCTAAAGAATTACGTCGCGTTGTTGAGCCATTAATTACATTGGCTAAAGAAGACAGCGTAGCAAACCGTCGTTTAGCGTTTGCACGTACTCGCGATCAAGAAGTAGTAGGTATTTTATTCAACGAACTTGGTTCTCGTTACCAAGATCGCCCAGGTGGTTACACACGTATTCTTAAGTGTGGTTACCGTACTGGTGATAAAGCACCTATGGCTTTCATTGAGTTAGTAGATCGCCCAGTTGCAGAAGAAGCTGCTCAGGTTGAAGAAACTAGCGCAGAAGCATAA